In one Nicotiana sylvestris chromosome 8, ASM39365v2, whole genome shotgun sequence genomic region, the following are encoded:
- the LOC104222499 gene encoding beta-amylase 3, chloroplastic-like, whose protein sequence is MTLTLRSSTSFINIKETKGVKTPDDFLGMVSYTQTKPSCRLITKNSMQEAHLSHERVIVNEKREKLHVLTTTHSNSSTKVPVFVMLPLDTMTMGGNLNKPRAMHVSLMALKSAGVEGVMVDAWWGLVEKDGPLKYNWEGYAELVKMCKEHGLKLQIVMSFHQCGGNVGDSCSIPLPPWVLEEISKNPDLVYTDRSGRRNPEYISLGCDQLPVLKGRTPIQVYTDFMKSFRERFSNYLGDVIVEIQVGMGPCGELRYPSYPESNGTWRFPGIGEFQCYDKYMRASLSAAAKAAGKDDWGQGGPHDSGQYNQFPEDTGFFQRDGTWNSEYGQFFLEWYSGKLVEHGDRILAAAEGIYQGTGAKLSGKVAGIHWHYNTRSHAAELTAGYYNTRHTNGYLPIARMFAKHRVVFNFTCMEMRDGEQPQSANCSPEGLVRQVKNATTTAEVELAGENALERYDGGAYSQVLATSRSDSGNGLSAFTFLRMNKRLFEPENWRNLVQFVKNMSDGGRNATLPECDSSRTDLYVHFVKKSHSKKTTEVALV, encoded by the exons ATGACTTTAACACTTCGTTCATCAACTTCTTTTATTAATATAAAAGAAACCAAAGGTGTTAAAACACCTGATGATTTCTTAGGCATGGTTTCTTATACACAAACCAAGCCATCTTGTCGTCTCATAACAAAGAATTCAATGCAAGAAGCTCACCTCTCTCATGAGAGAGTTATCGTtaatgagaaaagagaaaaacttcaTGTGCTAACAACTACTCACAGTAATAGTAGTACAAAGGTACCTGTTTTTGTGATGTTGCCACTTGATACTATGACTATGGGAGGGAACTTGAACAAGCCACGAGCGATGCACGTGAGTTTGATGGCGTTGAAAAGTGCTGGAGTTGAAGGAGTAATGGTAGATGCTTGGTGGGGTTTGGTAGAAAAAGATGGACCTTTGAAGTATAACTGGGAAGGTTATGCtgaacttgttaagatgtgtaaAGAACATGGCTTGAAACTTCAGATTGTTATGTCTTTTCATCAGTGTGGAGGAAATGTTGGAGACTCTTGCAG TATTCCTCTACCTCCATGGGTACTTGAAGAAATCAGCAAGAATCCTGACCTTGTCTACACAGATAGATCAGGCCGGAGAAATCCTGAGTATATTTCCTTAGGTTGTGATCAGTTACCAGTACTCAAAGGAAGAACACCTATTCAGGTCTATACTGACTTTATGAAGAGCTTCAGAGAAAGATTCAGCAATTACTTGGGAGATGTCATAGTG GAGATTCAAGTGGGAATGGGTCCTTGTGGGGAACTCAGATATCCATCTTATCCAGAAAGCAATGGTACATGGAGGTTTCCTGGAATTGGAGAATTCCAGTGCTATGACAAG TACATGAGAGCTTCACTATCAGCAGCCGCCAAGGCGGCCGGAAAAGATGACTGGGGCCAGGGAGGGCCTCATGACTCCGGACAGTACAATCAATTTCCTGAGGATACTGGATTTTTTCAAAGAGATGGAACATGGAACAGTGAATATGGACAGTTCTTCCTAGAGTGGTATTCAGGAAAGCTAGTGGAGCACGGCGACAGAATCCTAGCAGCAGCAGAGGGTATATATCAAGGAACTGGGGCTAAACTATCTGGAAAGGTAGCTGGAATTCATTGGCATTACAATACTAGATCACATGCTGCGGAGTTAACAGCAGGATACTATAATACAAGACACACAAATGGCTATCTACCTATAGCACGTATGTTCGCCAAACATCGTGTTGTGTTTAACTTTACATGTATGGAAATGAGGGATGGTGAACAGCCCCAGAGTGCAAACTGCTCACCAGAAGGCTTAGTTCGACAAGTAAAAAACGCAACTACAACTGCTGAAGTAGAACTTGCCGGAGAAAATGCTCTAGAGAGGTATGATGGAGGAGCGTATTCTCAAGTTTTGGCAACAAGCAGATCAGATTCCGGAAATGGATTGAGTGCATTCACATTCTTGAGAATGAACAAGCGGTTGTTTGAGCCAGAAAATTGGCGGAATCTAGTGCAATTCGTGAAAAACATGTCAGATGGAGGTCGAAATGCTACACTTCCAGAGTGTGACTCAAGCAGGACAGACCTCTATGTACATTTTGTCAAAAAGAGTCATTCTAAGAAAACTACAGAGGTTGCACTAGTGTAA